In the Psychromicrobium lacuslunae genome, CCGGCCAGCCCGGCAGCTGGACCGAGCCGCAACTTTTCTCCGGTCTGATGAAAACCTACCTGGGCCCGGTGGATAACGAAGAGGGCTTGCACTACCTGCGCCCGGAAACCGCTCAGGGCATCTTCACCAACTTTAATAATGTGGTGACCACCTCACGGAAGAAGCCGCCGTTCGGTATCGGTCAGATGGGCAAGGCCTTCCGCAACGAGATCACCCCGGGTAACTTCATCTTCCGCACTCGTGAGTTTGAGCAGATGGAGATTGAGTTCTTCACCGCGCCCGACGAGGCGGATGAATGGTTCAAGCACTGGGTCGATGCCTGCTGGAATTGGTTTGTCGATCTCGGCATTAACCCGGAGAACATGCGGCGGTTTGACGTGCCGGAAGAGGACCGCGCGCACTACTCGGCGGGCACCATCGACGTCGAGTACAAGTTCGGCTTCCAAGGCTCGCAGTGGGGCGAGCTAATGGGTATCGCGAACCGGACCGATTTCGATCTGACCAATCACTCGAAGGCCTCTGGTACCGAGCTCAGCTACTTCAACCAAGCCACCAATGAGCGTTACACGCCGTATGTGATCGAGCCGTCCTTTGGCTTGACCCGCTCCATGATGGCCTTCCTGGTGGATGCTTACACCGAAGATGAGGCACCCAATACCAAGGGTGGTGTGGATAAGCGCACCGTGCTCAAACTCGACCCGAGGTTGGCCCCGGTCAAGGCGGCGGTGCTACCGCTTTCACGCAATGAGGATCTGTCGCCGAAGGCAAAGGCGCTGGGTGCCGAATTGCGTAAGAGTTGGAATATCGAGTTCGATGATGCCGGCGCAATTGGCCGCCGCTACCGCCGCCAGGACGAGATCGGCACACCTTTCTGCATCACCGTTGACTTTGACACCTTGGATGATCAGGCCGTGACCATTCGGGAACGCGACTCAATGAGCCAGGAACGGGTGGCGCTGGATAAGGTGCGCGGCTACCTGGCCGAGCGCTTGCTAGGAGCATAATGGCGCTGGAATATCGACCCTGGCAAGAGGGCGACGACCGGGAGTTGCTGCAAATCTGGGGCGACCCGGAGGGTGATCAGGTCACCTGGTACCGGCAAACCCTGGAGCCCAGCACCGACGGCGGTGTGCAGCCGGATGGTTCACGACGGCATTGGAAACGGTGCATTGTGGCGACCGATCAGGGTATCCCGGTAGCTGCGGGCATGGTAATGGAGCAGAGCCTGCACAATACCAAGCTGTGGATTTATGTCGAGGTGGCCAAAGATCATCGCCGTCAGGGTGTTGGTGCTACTTTGCTCACCATGTTGCGCCATGAGGCCGAGCAAGCGCCGAGCGGTGTCCGGGCGGTGACCAGCAAGGTCGATGAAGGTACCTCCGGGGCCGCTTTTGTCGAAGCTTTGGGCTGGCAGACGGTACAGACCTCACGGTTCATCCAGGTCGATCCGGGTAGCTTGGCGCTGCCGCGTTTCCCGAAGCGTGAGGACCAGGCCGATGAGGATGCCGGTTCTGAGTTGGTGCAAGATCTGGCTACCGGCTCAGTCGAACTGACCGACGTCGTCGGACGCTGGTACGAGGCCGTGCATAGCGGCTGGAGTCCGACCGGGACCATCAGCCCGGGTACGGTTCAGTCGTATTTCCTTAACGATCAGGCTGGTGCGCAAGGGGCCATTGTGTTGCGCACCGAGCCGGAAAGCGCCTTTGGCAGTGCGGTTGCACCGAGCAAGAGGGGCAGAATTAGGGCGTTTGCTGTGAGCTACGGTCCGCACCCGGCGGCTGCGCCTTCAGAGGACCCGCCAGCTGATGTCTTGCTCGGCTGGGAGCCCGAGTTGGAACTGGCGGACGCTACTGCCGCGGTGCGAGACCTGGTATCCCTTTTGGCCTATCAGCATCCCGTGGTACTGGAAGTCGATAGTTCCATGGCGCCGTTGACCGCTCTGGTTGAGCCCTTGCTAGGGGCTGGAAAGGCCAAGCAACTTAGTACCACCACGATCATTGTCGACGGCTAGTCTCCGCCCTGGGGCGGACCGTCGCTATTGAGGCAGCGCTTCAGCTGATGTGCTGCTGCTTAGAGCGGTTTGAGTAATAGCAGCAAACCCAAGCCGAGCATCACTAGGGCGATCACTCCGTCGAGAATTCGCCAGGCCAGCGGCTTGGCGAAGAATGGTGCCAGCAGGCGCGCTCCGTAGCCCAGCGCGGTGAACCAGAGCACGCTGCCGAGCACTGCTCCGCCACCGAAATACCAGCGCCCGGGTTCGCCGTGAGTGTTGGCAATTGAACCCAGTAGCAAAAGAGTATCCAAGTAGACGTGCGGATTCAGCCAGGTGAGCGCCAGGCAGGTGGTGAGGGCAACAGCGACTGAGAGTGGCTTGCCAGCCGGATCCCCACGCAGCTTCTCCTTACTAAAGGCCCGCCGTGCTGCCAGCAAACCATAGCCAATCAAGAAGGCGGCGCCAGCAAATCGGATAATGGTCAGTACCAGGGGAGAGGTCGCGATCAATAGGCCGATGCCGGAAATGCCGAGCAAAATCAGTAAAGCATCCGACCCTGCGCAGATTGCCACGATCAGCAGAACATGTTCTCTGCGGAGACCCTGGCGCAGCACGAAGGCGTTCTGGGCGCCAATGGCAATAATGAGTGATAGTCCGGTGCCCAGTCCGGAGAGCGTAGCAAGAATGTCCACTCGTCAAGGCTAGGGAACGACACAATTTTAGTACAGCTAATTTTTCTGAAGGAATATAAGATCTACTTATGTTAGATCTACAGTTCGAGCAACTCCGGACCTTGAATGCGATAGCCACTCTGGGCAGTTTTGAGGCCGCCGCGCTGGAATTACGAGTGAGTCAATCAGCGGTTAGCCAGCGGATGAAAGCGCTCGAGAAGCAGCTGGGCCGGCCGGTGCTCTGGCGGAACAAGCCGCTGAGACTGACCGAGCCGGGAGAAGTCGTACTGCGTTTTGCTCGCCAGCTAGAGCTCCTGGCCGTCGAATTGCAAACCGAATTAGGGTTCGGTCAGATAGTCGAACCGAGCATTGCCATCGTGGTTAATGCCGACTCGCTCAGCACCTGGGCGCTTCCCGCGCTCGCCGAGTTGAGCAGCAACCATCGTTTAGAAGTGCTGCGGGAGGATCAGGATCATTCGCTTGAGCTATTGCGTTCCGGCAAGGTAGTAGCGGCAATTACCTCCCAGGCCGAGCCAATGCCAGGGTGTCTTTCCCGCAGGCTTGGCGCGATGCGGTACTTGCCAGCCTGCACAGTTGAATTCGCGGAACGCTGGTTTCTGAATGGCGCTTCACCAGCGGCGCTGGCCGAGGCGCCGTTGGTGGTTTTTGATCGAAAAGATGACTTACAAGACCGTTACCTGCGGCTTCGGACCGCTCATCGCTTGGAGCCACCGCGCAATTACATTCCGTCCTCTCACGACTTTTTGCGTGCAGTTGAATGGGGATTGGGTTGGGGAATGCTGCCCGAGGCGCAATGCGAGGAAGCCTTGCGGAGTGGCCAGTTGGTGACGCTCAGCGAGCATCACCTCGACGTGCAACTCTTCTGGCAACAATGGCGGCTGCACTCAAAGGCGCTCGACGCGGTGGCCGCTGGAGTTATTGAGGCAGCTGCTGGCCTGCGCTAGCCAGCGGCTGATCAGCAGCTTCGGTTAAGCCGGGCCGTAACGGAACTGGAGACAGTCGCTCTTCAATCGCCTTGAGCAGTTTCAGCACTCGCCGTTTGCTCAAGCGGAAGGCTTGAAAGGCGACGGTGCTGGTGGAGAACCCAATAATGAGCGTGGTGGTTTCAGCTTCGGGCCGGAGATAAGCGGCTAACCAGTATCCGGCCCGATCATACTTTTTCCCGAGCGAGGCTCGGAACCAGTCCTCGCCTTGATCTACCAGCAGCAACTTGGTATCGGCTGAAATGGCTTCGGCGGTGGCGTTGCGTACTTGTTCAGCGGGGGCTTGGATAGAAACGGCGACGGTAAATTCAGCGCCGTGCTCGACGGCTCGATACGTGGCGGTTTCGTAAGCGTAGTGGGCTGAGCGGCTGGCTCGGTTCAAGAGCCAGATCAGGCCGAGCAAGGGAAGCATTGAGGCAATATACAGGTTTGCGGCGGGTGAAGGCTTTGGCTCGTGTTGAAACAAGGTGGCTATATTTAAAACACTAAAAACCACGCACCAGAGCGCGTACAAGGCGAGTAATAACCCAATCCAAGGTCGAGCGTAGTGTAAGAATTTCCCCATAGCTACAGTATAAACAAAAAATTAGCTTCTGCTAGACATCAAATTTTCTGCTCAGTAGGCTGCTGGGCGAAATGTGAAACCGGTACGGGGGCCGACGGCTGATACGTTAGCGGAATCATTTCTGCCGGGGCGATCTTGCTGGTCAGTGAATTAAGCAGGCGAGTGATTCTCCGGCGGCTCCGGCCGTAATCGTAGCCTCGGAAGGTCTTTGTCCAAATCCCAAGAGTCAGAGTAGTTCCGGCAGCGTCGGTGCTGAAATAAGCTCCCATCCAATAGCCGACTCTGTCAGCGGTCTTGCTTAGTGAAACCCAAATCCAGTCCGGATGTTCAGCATGAATGCGAAGCTTGCCGTTCTCCTGCAAGACCTCTTTCATCGCCGAGTGAACCTCAGCTGCGCTCATTGGGATAGAAACTACGCCAACGCATTCTGCGCCACGTTCCCAGAGCCGATATGGAGATCTTTCATCGACGAAGGAGGTTTTACTAATGAAGTTGCAAGCGTTTAGCGCTGCCATCCCGAGAAAAAACAAAATTAGCGTCGGCAAGGGATTGATTCTAAACGTGCCGAATGATATTTGCTTCGTAAAGAACAATATGAGGAAGATGATTTCGGCTAAGAGGATAGCAACAGCGAACGCTATTAGAACCGGACGAGCCTTATGCAGAAATCTCAACATGAGTTTCACTCTATCAGCTTGTTCTCAAACCTCTTTATTTCCCTTAGCGGCCAAGCGTAATAAAGTTTAGTCCTCAGAATAACGTTTGGCTGCGGCTAATGCGACCCGCAAAGTTAGCACGGTAAAACTCGAAACGTAGGCCGCGGTATCGCGTTGGAAACGCCAGCCTTCGCTGAGCGCTCCGGCGTCGATGACGTCAAAACCAAAGAGATCAATAAGGTCAGTGACGGTCTTCTTAGCGGCCTCGTCGTCGCCCGCAATTGGCAAGGCTCGACGGTGCTCGGTGCCTGCCAGGGTCCCGTCAGTGATCAAATCCGCGGCGGCAATATTATTAAAGGCTTTTACCACCGAGGAGCTGGGTAAATGCTGCTGCAATAATTCGCTGACAGTAGTTTCCTCTGAGTTCAGTTCGGCAATCTGGCCATCCCGCTGCGGATAGTAATTATTGGTGTCGATCACGATTTTGCCGGCCAACGGTTCCACCGGCACCTGCCGGTAGGCCTTCAGTGGCACCGTGACTACCACAATATCGCCGGCCGCGGCCGCCTCGGCCGGGGTAGCAGCCCGGGCGTTCGGGCCGAGAGACGCTACTAAGTCTTGCAGAGTCTCCGGTCCGCGAGAGTTACTCAACACCACTTGATAGCCGTTGTTCACCGCAAGTTTTGCCAGCGCACTGCCAATGTTTCCGC is a window encoding:
- a CDS encoding glycine--tRNA ligase: MAANKSALDPIISLAKRRGFVFQAGEIYGGSRSAWDYGPLGVELKENIKQQWWQTFVRGRDDMVGLDSSVILPTPTWVASGHVETFTDPLVESLHTHKRYRADHLIEAYTAKHGHPPENGLADIKDPDTGQPGSWTEPQLFSGLMKTYLGPVDNEEGLHYLRPETAQGIFTNFNNVVTTSRKKPPFGIGQMGKAFRNEITPGNFIFRTREFEQMEIEFFTAPDEADEWFKHWVDACWNWFVDLGINPENMRRFDVPEEDRAHYSAGTIDVEYKFGFQGSQWGELMGIANRTDFDLTNHSKASGTELSYFNQATNERYTPYVIEPSFGLTRSMMAFLVDAYTEDEAPNTKGGVDKRTVLKLDPRLAPVKAAVLPLSRNEDLSPKAKALGAELRKSWNIEFDDAGAIGRRYRRQDEIGTPFCITVDFDTLDDQAVTIRERDSMSQERVALDKVRGYLAERLLGA
- a CDS encoding GNAT family N-acetyltransferase, which translates into the protein MALEYRPWQEGDDRELLQIWGDPEGDQVTWYRQTLEPSTDGGVQPDGSRRHWKRCIVATDQGIPVAAGMVMEQSLHNTKLWIYVEVAKDHRRQGVGATLLTMLRHEAEQAPSGVRAVTSKVDEGTSGAAFVEALGWQTVQTSRFIQVDPGSLALPRFPKREDQADEDAGSELVQDLATGSVELTDVVGRWYEAVHSGWSPTGTISPGTVQSYFLNDQAGAQGAIVLRTEPESAFGSAVAPSKRGRIRAFAVSYGPHPAAAPSEDPPADVLLGWEPELELADATAAVRDLVSLLAYQHPVVLEVDSSMAPLTALVEPLLGAGKAKQLSTTTIIVDG
- a CDS encoding LysE/ArgO family amino acid transporter, which produces MLATLSGLGTGLSLIIAIGAQNAFVLRQGLRREHVLLIVAICAGSDALLILLGISGIGLLIATSPLVLTIIRFAGAAFLIGYGLLAARRAFSKEKLRGDPAGKPLSVAVALTTCLALTWLNPHVYLDTLLLLGSIANTHGEPGRWYFGGGAVLGSVLWFTALGYGARLLAPFFAKPLAWRILDGVIALVMLGLGLLLLLKPL
- a CDS encoding LysR family transcriptional regulator ArgP — protein: MLDLQFEQLRTLNAIATLGSFEAAALELRVSQSAVSQRMKALEKQLGRPVLWRNKPLRLTEPGEVVLRFARQLELLAVELQTELGFGQIVEPSIAIVVNADSLSTWALPALAELSSNHRLEVLREDQDHSLELLRSGKVVAAITSQAEPMPGCLSRRLGAMRYLPACTVEFAERWFLNGASPAALAEAPLVVFDRKDDLQDRYLRLRTAHRLEPPRNYIPSSHDFLRAVEWGLGWGMLPEAQCEEALRSGQLVTLSEHHLDVQLFWQQWRLHSKALDAVAAGVIEAAAGLR
- a CDS encoding NADPH-dependent F420 reductase — protein: MRSSVDKNMTTLGLIGSGNIGSALAKLAVNNGYQVVLSNSRGPETLQDLVASLGPNARAATPAEAAAAGDIVVVTVPLKAYRQVPVEPLAGKIVIDTNNYYPQRDGQIAELNSEETTVSELLQQHLPSSSVVKAFNNIAAADLITDGTLAGTEHRRALPIAGDDEAAKKTVTDLIDLFGFDVIDAGALSEGWRFQRDTAAYVSSFTVLTLRVALAAAKRYSED